In Sphingobacterium zeae, one genomic interval encodes:
- a CDS encoding diacylglycerol/lipid kinase family protein, producing MSERKQILFVINPISGGKHKTSFKKQVLDVLDLQKFDPTFQQTARPNHAYEIGLKAIEEGYDAVIAVGGDGTINELGSALVGSGIPLGIIPEGSGNGLALYLGVPMNEAAAIRRINRFESIEVDCGVINERRFFNIAGLGFDASVSENFANENIRGPLGYMKSVFNVLSKYQPAHYKLTIDGKVYERQAFMISVANSPQYGNNAYIAPQASVNDGILDVCIVHKFPLYILPKMIFHLFNKSADQSNYVEIIPGKNIQIEVDKISPVHVDGEPIELGDKLDISIMPKALKIIC from the coding sequence ATGTCAGAACGTAAACAAATATTGTTTGTTATTAATCCGATTTCAGGAGGAAAGCACAAGACATCCTTTAAAAAACAGGTGTTAGATGTGCTTGATCTACAAAAATTTGATCCTACTTTTCAGCAGACTGCGAGACCAAATCACGCCTATGAAATTGGTTTGAAAGCAATCGAAGAGGGATACGATGCGGTTATAGCAGTGGGAGGCGATGGAACAATCAATGAATTGGGATCAGCTTTGGTTGGGTCTGGAATTCCATTGGGGATTATTCCTGAGGGTTCGGGCAATGGTTTGGCGCTTTATTTGGGCGTACCTATGAATGAAGCTGCAGCTATCCGCCGAATTAATCGTTTTGAATCAATCGAGGTGGACTGTGGTGTTATCAATGAAAGGAGATTTTTTAATATTGCTGGTTTAGGATTCGATGCATCCGTGAGCGAAAATTTTGCTAATGAAAATATTCGTGGGCCGTTGGGATACATGAAATCAGTGTTTAATGTGCTCAGTAAATATCAACCTGCACATTACAAATTGACCATCGATGGAAAAGTGTACGAAAGACAGGCTTTTATGATCAGTGTAGCGAATTCTCCCCAATATGGAAATAACGCTTATATAGCACCGCAGGCATCAGTCAATGATGGTATATTAGATGTCTGTATTGTGCACAAATTTCCACTCTATATTTTGCCAAAGATGATTTTTCATCTGTTTAACAAATCGGCCGATCAATCCAATTATGTAGAAATTATTCCAGGGAAGAATATACAGATTGAGGTGGATAAGATTTCACCGGTACACGTCGATGGGGAACCAATCGAACTAGGAGATAAACTGGATATTTCCATTATGCCAAAAGCCTTAAAAATAATTTGCTAA
- a CDS encoding AAA family ATPase, producing MSDLDKYISFENRIDVSVLFDKMAQVKAEVKKVIVGQDQLIDMLLISILASGHSLIEGLPGVAKTLSAKLIAKTINSEFKRIQFTPDLMPSDVTGSSILDLKRNEFEFRKGPIFANIVLIDEINRAPAKTQAALFESMAEQQASVDGTTYRLPAPFVVFATQNPIEHEGTYRLPEAQLDRFLFKINVNYPELEQELEILKEHHAQKAVNKEDQVQAVVSAAEILGFQKLIKSIFVHEELITYIAQVVIKTRTNPSLTLGASPRASIALLESAKASAAVSGRDFVTPEDIRRVASAVLGHRVMLTPEREMEGFTTAYVIEQIINSVEIPR from the coding sequence ATGAGTGACTTGGATAAATATATATCTTTTGAAAACCGAATAGATGTATCGGTTTTGTTTGATAAAATGGCTCAGGTAAAGGCAGAAGTTAAAAAAGTAATCGTTGGGCAGGATCAATTGATCGATATGCTCTTGATTTCCATCTTAGCGTCAGGACATTCCCTGATTGAAGGATTGCCAGGGGTTGCAAAAACATTATCTGCAAAATTGATCGCCAAAACTATCAATAGCGAATTCAAACGTATTCAATTCACACCAGACCTAATGCCTTCGGATGTAACGGGATCTTCGATATTGGATCTGAAAAGGAATGAATTCGAGTTTCGTAAAGGTCCTATTTTCGCAAACATCGTTTTGATCGATGAAATCAACCGTGCTCCGGCAAAGACGCAGGCTGCGCTCTTTGAAAGTATGGCCGAGCAGCAGGCATCAGTTGATGGAACTACTTATCGATTACCCGCTCCCTTTGTTGTTTTTGCGACGCAAAATCCAATAGAACATGAAGGAACTTATCGCCTGCCAGAAGCTCAGCTCGATCGTTTCTTGTTTAAGATCAATGTGAATTATCCTGAACTTGAACAGGAACTGGAAATATTAAAGGAGCATCATGCTCAAAAGGCAGTCAATAAAGAGGATCAGGTTCAGGCAGTAGTTTCCGCAGCTGAAATTTTGGGGTTCCAAAAATTGATTAAGTCTATTTTTGTTCATGAGGAGCTGATAACATATATTGCTCAAGTTGTTATAAAAACACGAACTAATCCAAGTTTGACACTTGGAGCGTCACCTAGAGCTTCTATTGCTTTACTCGAATCAGCCAAAGCTTCAGCAGCGGTCAGCGGTAGAGATTTTGTTACTCCTGAGGATATTAGAAGGGTAGCATCGGCCGTGTTAGGACATCGTGTTATGTTGACGCCAGAAAGAGAAATGGAAGGATTTACCACGGCCTATGTCATCGAACAAATCATTAATTCTGTTGAAATTCCAAGATAA
- a CDS encoding ExbD/TolR family protein, with amino-acid sequence MAELNQDSGKKGKGGKVRSKKNGGKVDLTAMVDLAFLLITFFMLTTSLNKPQAMDVAMPDKNKIKEQQSDELLTADNRSLTILLGSDNKVSWVYGQVANPIEGPTVAGYGADGIRKVLMEKKAYVPRVSGGKDMIVIIRPSEKCTQRNLVDILDEMKIVDVKRYMIGKITPEEVEVLKRDNIYND; translated from the coding sequence ATGGCAGAATTAAATCAGGATAGTGGTAAAAAAGGAAAAGGCGGGAAAGTAAGATCCAAGAAAAATGGGGGTAAGGTAGACCTTACAGCCATGGTGGATCTGGCATTCTTGTTGATCACCTTCTTCATGTTGACCACGTCCTTAAATAAACCGCAGGCAATGGATGTGGCTATGCCAGACAAAAATAAAATTAAAGAACAACAAAGCGATGAACTGCTTACGGCAGATAATCGTTCCCTTACAATTTTATTGGGTTCTGACAATAAAGTCTCGTGGGTATATGGTCAAGTAGCTAATCCGATCGAAGGCCCTACTGTTGCTGGTTATGGCGCAGATGGGATCCGTAAGGTCTTGATGGAGAAAAAGGCTTATGTACCTCGCGTTTCAGGCGGTAAAGACATGATTGTAATCATACGTCCTAGTGAAAAATGTACACAACGCAATCTGGTTGATATTCTTGACGAGATGAAAATTGTAGACGTTAAACGCTATATGATCGGAAAGATTACACCAGAAGAAGTCGAAGTGTTAAAACGTGACAATATCTATAATGATTAG
- a CDS encoding PstS family phosphate ABC transporter substrate-binding protein → MRKYKMVLMMLGVCMGVFVSCKNKTKSTKEGEDILTGKLPVIVDQTLLPIIQESADVFESSYPNSSLELIARPEIKAVNALLSDSAYVVVLTRKLTNQEGSYFQKRGIQPKIFQIASDAVVLINNRNSKDTIMSQKDVKSLLEGNLAGQRLIFDNANSSTLRYLKDYFKLNKIDPKAVSAMKDSEEVMKYVSDNANTVGVIGYNWYLKAIEKNSNLLDKIRTLSIGSSDQRGEKVNFYRPSQSTIADGVYPFVRPVYIMNYQPNMGLGLGFSAFLTGDRGQRIVLKAGLVPATMPGREIIIRDESYIK, encoded by the coding sequence ATGAGAAAATATAAAATGGTTCTTATGATGCTAGGCGTCTGTATGGGAGTATTTGTTTCGTGCAAAAATAAAACGAAGAGTACAAAGGAAGGAGAGGATATTCTAACGGGTAAACTCCCGGTTATTGTTGATCAGACTTTATTGCCGATCATTCAAGAATCTGCGGATGTTTTTGAAAGTTCTTATCCAAATTCAAGTTTGGAATTGATCGCTAGGCCCGAGATTAAAGCAGTAAATGCCTTGCTTTCTGATTCGGCTTATGTCGTTGTATTGACGAGAAAGTTGACGAACCAGGAAGGTAGCTACTTTCAGAAGCGCGGTATTCAGCCGAAAATCTTCCAAATAGCTTCCGATGCAGTCGTACTGATCAATAATCGGAATAGTAAGGATACTATTATGTCACAAAAAGACGTTAAGTCTTTGTTGGAAGGTAATTTAGCAGGACAACGGTTGATCTTTGATAATGCCAATTCGAGTACACTGCGTTATTTGAAAGATTATTTCAAATTAAACAAAATTGATCCGAAAGCTGTTTCTGCAATGAAGGATAGTGAGGAAGTGATGAAATACGTCAGTGATAATGCAAATACAGTGGGTGTTATTGGGTACAATTGGTATCTGAAAGCTATAGAAAAAAATTCGAATTTATTGGATAAAATTCGTACATTGAGCATCGGAAGCAGTGATCAACGAGGTGAAAAGGTCAATTTCTATAGACCATCTCAATCGACTATCGCTGATGGCGTATACCCCTTTGTGAGGCCTGTCTACATTATGAATTATCAGCCAAATATGGGCTTAGGTTTAGGTTTTAGTGCATTTTTGACAGGCGATCGCGGCCAGCGTATCGTTTTGAAAGCGGGATTGGTTCCAGCTACAATGCCTGGGCGTGAGATCATTATTAGAGATGAAAGTTATATTAAATAG
- a CDS encoding Dabb family protein: MKRRNFLLAPMVLMTAPTWALPVRASQDIQSNTIVHVVNFWLKKDISEKDKMNFTQFFEELRKIDVIKTLHYGVPAQTNPRPVVDNSFDYTLIVTFKDLKDITNYETHPIHLKAIEKYQHLWTKVMVKDTSIIK; the protein is encoded by the coding sequence ATGAAAAGACGCAATTTTCTTCTTGCACCTATGGTGCTTATGACTGCCCCAACATGGGCTCTTCCAGTTCGCGCGAGCCAAGATATTCAGAGCAATACCATCGTCCACGTGGTTAATTTCTGGCTTAAGAAAGATATCAGTGAAAAAGACAAAATGAATTTTACCCAGTTTTTTGAGGAACTTCGGAAAATCGACGTCATCAAAACACTTCATTACGGCGTACCTGCTCAAACAAACCCGAGACCTGTAGTAGACAACAGTTTTGACTACACGTTGATTGTTACATTTAAAGATCTTAAAGATATAACGAACTATGAGACACATCCAATCCATTTAAAAGCAATTGAAAAATATCAGCATCTTTGGACGAAAGTTATGGTCAAAGACACCTCGATCATTAAATAA
- a CDS encoding MotA/TolQ/ExbB proton channel family protein, protein MANAPKTAAKQESNNGGSFFAQAAIIICFIVGFCVWKFVMGNPTNFVDNNPENAPNPGNYLGMVYHAGAIVPVLLGLFLMVWVFSVERFIVINKASGTGNVGNFVRKIQTLINGGNIDSAIAECDKQKGSVANVVKAGLLKYKSVSVDPEVNTEKAAIAIQKEIEETTALEMPMLEKNLNVIATLVSIGTLCGLLGTVTGMIKAFSALATGGAPDSAKLANGISEALINTATGIATSTFAIVLYNIFTAKIDKLTYSIDEAGFSIVQTYAANHK, encoded by the coding sequence ATGGCAAACGCACCTAAAACTGCTGCAAAACAAGAGAGCAACAACGGAGGATCTTTCTTTGCTCAAGCTGCAATCATCATCTGTTTCATCGTGGGTTTCTGTGTATGGAAATTTGTGATGGGTAATCCAACTAACTTCGTTGATAACAATCCGGAAAATGCTCCTAATCCAGGTAACTATTTAGGAATGGTTTACCATGCTGGGGCTATCGTACCTGTTTTGCTTGGTTTATTCTTAATGGTATGGGTTTTCTCGGTAGAACGTTTTATCGTTATCAACAAAGCTTCTGGTACTGGAAACGTTGGAAACTTTGTTCGTAAAATCCAAACGTTGATTAATGGTGGAAACATCGATTCAGCTATTGCTGAGTGTGACAAACAAAAAGGTTCAGTAGCAAACGTTGTGAAAGCTGGTTTATTGAAGTACAAATCAGTATCTGTAGATCCTGAAGTGAACACTGAAAAAGCGGCTATTGCAATCCAAAAAGAAATCGAAGAAACAACTGCATTGGAAATGCCTATGTTAGAGAAAAACTTAAACGTTATCGCTACATTAGTTTCTATCGGTACATTATGTGGTCTATTGGGTACGGTAACAGGTATGATCAAAGCCTTCTCGGCATTGGCAACAGGTGGTGCTCCAGATTCAGCTAAATTGGCGAACGGTATCTCTGAGGCCTTGATCAATACGGCAACTGGTATCGCGACATCAACTTTCGCTATCGTATTGTATAACATCTTTACTGCAAAAATCGATAAATTAACTTACTCTATCGACGAAGCTGGTTTCTCAATCGTACAAACATACGCTGCAAACCACAAATAA
- a CDS encoding translation initiation factor, translating to MSKNKKQSYEGVVYSTDDNFNYQLSDFFQEQDTLPTNQQNLKVQLDRKMRKGKVVTLITGFVGKTEDLEILGKLLKQKCGVGGTVKDGEIIIQGEFKQKIYELLLKEGYRVKLVGG from the coding sequence ATGAGTAAAAATAAAAAACAGTCTTATGAAGGGGTTGTCTATTCCACAGATGATAACTTCAATTATCAATTATCTGATTTTTTTCAGGAACAGGACACTTTACCAACGAATCAGCAAAACTTGAAAGTACAGCTTGATCGTAAAATGCGGAAAGGAAAAGTTGTTACGTTGATTACAGGGTTTGTAGGAAAAACCGAAGACTTGGAAATTTTAGGTAAATTGTTGAAACAGAAGTGCGGAGTGGGCGGAACCGTAAAGGATGGCGAGATCATCATCCAGGGAGAGTTTAAACAAAAGATCTACGAGTTGTTACTTAAAGAGGGGTATCGCGTAAAATTAGTGGGTGGTTAA
- a CDS encoding ExbD/TolR family protein, translating into MGKAKVKRASTSIDMTAMCDVSFLLLTFFVLTATARQPEALTVDTPASTTKDKLPDSNVGMITIGDQGKVFFGTTDQQVRVKALERMSAKYGVGFSQEDYDRFKLMENFGVPMSKLKGLLALDGSKRTEKGVQTGIPVDSTENTSNELYYWVQNARLAAEEVNKEKEASDKNFVHPGPLKMAIKADANEKYPSVNLVIETLRNQKQNKFSFITGMRAEDK; encoded by the coding sequence ATGGGTAAAGCAAAAGTAAAAAGAGCCAGTACGTCGATCGACATGACAGCGATGTGTGACGTATCGTTCTTACTGCTTACGTTCTTCGTCTTAACGGCGACAGCGCGCCAACCGGAAGCATTGACGGTGGATACCCCAGCATCGACTACGAAAGATAAGTTACCTGATTCAAATGTAGGTATGATCACAATAGGCGATCAAGGTAAAGTTTTCTTCGGTACGACTGATCAACAGGTTCGCGTAAAAGCACTAGAAAGAATGTCAGCAAAGTATGGCGTTGGCTTTTCGCAAGAAGATTACGATCGTTTCAAATTGATGGAAAACTTTGGTGTACCAATGTCTAAATTGAAAGGGTTATTGGCCTTGGATGGAAGTAAGCGTACAGAAAAAGGTGTGCAAACTGGTATACCGGTTGATAGTACAGAGAATACTTCAAATGAGCTGTATTACTGGGTTCAAAATGCCCGTCTGGCCGCCGAAGAAGTAAATAAGGAAAAGGAGGCATCGGATAAAAATTTCGTGCACCCTGGACCTTTGAAGATGGCTATCAAAGCAGATGCGAATGAAAAATATCCTTCGGTTAATTTAGTTATTGAAACATTGCGTAATCAAAAGCAAAACAAATTTAGTTTCATAACAGGCATGCGTGCTGAGGACAAATAA
- a CDS encoding DUF58 domain-containing protein, with protein MKKLSQLFLTNQFFYSLLSIATLFTLSFFVKGLLVVAWIVFWIWLAILVFDFIVLFSGKGKIEITRIYPEKLSNGDENPMRLIVRSFYPFSTKVEILEEFPVQLQIRDKDFMTHLPSFQQSEISFSLRPTQRGIYKFGRCMALVMRLGFFKRRFVTNQEQEISCYPSYIQLRKYQLLATSNRLNELGIKRIRRIGSAMEFDHVRDYVQGDDYRHMNWKASAKVKKLMVNQYEEEKSQPIYSFIDLGRAMRMPFNGLSLLDYAINASLVLSNATILKQDRAGLLTFSKDINAFIPAEKRNNQMLKISESLYQVSTKFEESEFGKLYSYANAHINKRSLIFLYTNFETLDSLKRQINYLTMLNRSHIIVVVVFKNVEVEDLAKSVPKKTIDIYNQIIAEKFIYEKQLIVQELIRHGFQTIYTAPENLTINSINKYLEIKARGLI; from the coding sequence ATGAAGAAATTAAGTCAGCTCTTTCTAACAAATCAATTTTTCTACTCGCTATTAAGTATAGCAACCCTCTTTACATTGTCTTTTTTCGTTAAGGGCTTGTTGGTTGTAGCATGGATTGTTTTTTGGATATGGCTGGCAATTTTGGTCTTTGATTTTATAGTCTTATTTTCTGGAAAGGGGAAAATAGAGATCACAAGGATATATCCGGAAAAGCTCTCCAATGGAGATGAGAACCCAATGAGACTGATTGTGCGTTCTTTTTATCCATTTAGTACAAAAGTGGAGATTCTGGAGGAGTTTCCTGTTCAGCTTCAAATTCGCGATAAGGACTTTATGACCCATTTACCGAGCTTTCAGCAATCGGAGATATCATTTTCGCTGCGACCGACCCAGCGGGGGATTTATAAGTTTGGACGTTGTATGGCACTAGTGATGCGTCTTGGATTTTTCAAAAGAAGGTTTGTTACCAATCAAGAACAGGAAATATCCTGTTACCCATCTTATATACAGTTAAGGAAGTATCAGCTTTTGGCGACAAGTAATAGACTGAATGAACTCGGGATAAAACGTATTCGACGGATTGGTTCGGCCATGGAGTTTGACCATGTTCGCGATTATGTTCAGGGCGATGACTACCGTCACATGAATTGGAAAGCATCTGCGAAAGTGAAAAAGTTGATGGTCAACCAATATGAAGAAGAGAAGTCGCAGCCAATCTATTCCTTTATCGATCTAGGGAGGGCGATGCGTATGCCTTTCAACGGCCTGAGCTTATTAGATTATGCTATCAATGCTTCGTTGGTTCTTTCGAATGCAACGATATTAAAACAGGACCGTGCTGGCTTATTAACCTTTTCAAAGGATATCAATGCATTTATACCCGCGGAAAAAAGAAATAATCAGATGCTTAAAATTTCAGAGTCACTCTACCAAGTATCGACTAAATTTGAAGAATCGGAATTTGGAAAGCTGTATAGTTATGCCAATGCGCATATCAACAAGCGTTCACTAATTTTTCTTTACACCAATTTTGAGACCTTAGACTCCCTTAAACGACAGATAAATTACCTGACTATGCTGAATAGAAGTCATATAATCGTCGTCGTCGTATTTAAAAATGTGGAGGTAGAGGATCTGGCTAAAAGTGTACCCAAAAAGACGATAGATATCTATAATCAAATCATTGCAGAGAAGTTTATCTATGAAAAGCAGCTTATTGTACAGGAGCTTATCCGTCATGGATTTCAGACTATTTATACTGCGCCGGAAAATTTAACCATCAATTCCATCAATAAATACCTTGAGATTAAGGCACGAGGCCTTATTTAA
- a CDS encoding energy transducer TonB has translation MIGSKLDIFKKEWLDVVFQGRNREYGAYELRKLAPKATNRGLLVVIGIVAIASFLSVFGSKLFPKKAVEAPPAVTEVTLEDLEEIKPPEPPEEEPLPQEPEEKPQQVAMDVPKEDLVRFPEPKVAPANKVVEEVASQEELKDPNKTPARITLKGSPTGTSVARGEFGSKKQDGAITGAAKGDPNGNGDEILPFNAIEVQPTPVGGMQAFMSWIASNYEYPAAATENGVNGVVEVSFVVEKDGSLTDINIKRDLKYGTGDAAVRLLKKAKKWKPGIQNGRPVRVAYTLPIRLNLQN, from the coding sequence ATGATAGGGTCAAAATTAGATATTTTTAAGAAAGAATGGCTTGATGTCGTTTTTCAGGGCCGTAACAGGGAGTATGGAGCTTACGAGCTTCGCAAACTTGCGCCCAAAGCGACTAACAGGGGGCTTCTTGTCGTTATCGGCATTGTAGCCATAGCTAGTTTCCTTAGTGTATTTGGAAGTAAGCTGTTCCCGAAGAAAGCTGTTGAGGCACCTCCGGCAGTAACCGAAGTTACGTTGGAAGACCTTGAAGAAATCAAGCCACCAGAACCACCAGAAGAGGAGCCACTTCCACAAGAACCGGAAGAAAAACCTCAACAAGTGGCCATGGATGTACCAAAAGAGGATTTGGTTCGTTTCCCTGAACCTAAAGTAGCTCCTGCAAACAAAGTTGTAGAGGAAGTTGCTTCTCAGGAAGAATTGAAAGATCCAAATAAAACGCCAGCGCGTATTACTTTGAAAGGTAGTCCGACAGGTACTTCGGTTGCACGTGGCGAATTTGGTTCAAAGAAACAAGATGGTGCGATCACGGGTGCTGCAAAAGGAGATCCAAATGGTAATGGAGATGAAATTCTTCCATTTAATGCCATCGAGGTTCAACCAACGCCTGTAGGTGGTATGCAAGCATTTATGTCTTGGATTGCTTCAAACTATGAGTATCCGGCTGCGGCAACTGAAAATGGTGTAAATGGTGTCGTTGAAGTATCCTTCGTTGTAGAAAAAGATGGTAGCTTGACAGACATCAATATCAAACGCGATTTGAAATATGGTACTGGAGATGCAGCTGTAAGGTTGCTTAAAAAAGCGAAGAAATGGAAACCTGGTATTCAAAATGGTCGTCCAGTTCGCGTAGCGTACACTTTACCAATTCGATTGAACCTTCAAAATTAG
- the metK gene encoding methionine adenosyltransferase, which yields MAYLFTSESVSEGHPDKIADQISDALIDNFLAWDEDSRVAIETLVTTGQVVLAGEVKSNIYLDVQKIARSVIQKIGYTKSEYMFEANSCGVLSAIHEQSADINQGVDRKTRQEQGAGDQGIMFGYANNETENFMPLALDLSHRLLYELAELRRENNEIKYLRPDAKSQVTLEYSDDHKPQRIDAIVISTQHDDFDTEQVMLDKITHDIKTILIPRVKAQLKPELQLLFNDEIKFHINPTGKFVIGGPHGDTGLTGRKIIVDTYGGRGAHGGGAFSGKDPSKVDRSAAYATRHIAKNLVAAGVADEILVQISYAIGVKDPMGIYVNTYGTSKVNLTDGQIAEKIAHLFDMTPYGIETRLGLRNPIYSETAAYGHMGRTPKKVIKEFESSTGEKKQVEVELFTWEKLDYIEKVKAEFGL from the coding sequence ATGGCTTATTTATTTACGTCGGAATCTGTTTCTGAAGGACATCCAGACAAAATTGCGGATCAAATTTCAGATGCATTAATAGACAATTTTTTAGCATGGGACGAGGATTCTCGTGTCGCTATTGAAACGTTGGTAACAACAGGACAAGTGGTCCTCGCCGGGGAAGTTAAATCAAACATCTACCTCGATGTTCAGAAGATCGCACGTTCGGTAATTCAAAAGATTGGCTATACCAAATCTGAATACATGTTTGAAGCGAATTCCTGTGGCGTATTATCGGCGATTCACGAGCAATCTGCAGACATTAATCAAGGTGTAGACCGTAAAACACGGCAAGAGCAAGGGGCGGGTGACCAAGGGATTATGTTTGGTTATGCGAATAACGAAACAGAAAATTTTATGCCTTTGGCATTGGACCTATCTCATCGCTTACTTTATGAATTGGCGGAGTTGCGTCGCGAAAATAACGAAATCAAGTATTTGCGTCCAGATGCGAAATCTCAAGTTACACTGGAGTATAGCGACGATCACAAACCCCAAAGGATTGACGCCATTGTCATCTCAACGCAACATGACGACTTTGATACCGAGCAAGTGATGTTGGACAAAATTACACACGACATCAAAACGATCTTGATTCCTCGTGTCAAAGCACAATTAAAGCCAGAACTTCAATTGTTATTTAACGATGAAATTAAGTTTCATATCAATCCTACTGGAAAATTTGTAATCGGCGGGCCTCATGGAGACACCGGTCTCACGGGCCGAAAAATAATTGTGGACACCTACGGTGGTAGAGGTGCACATGGTGGAGGTGCTTTCTCTGGAAAAGATCCATCTAAAGTGGACCGGTCTGCGGCATATGCAACACGCCATATTGCCAAAAACTTAGTGGCAGCAGGTGTAGCAGATGAAATTCTCGTACAAATTTCTTATGCGATTGGTGTAAAAGATCCGATGGGAATCTATGTAAACACGTATGGAACGAGTAAAGTAAATTTAACCGATGGTCAAATTGCTGAAAAAATTGCACATTTATTTGACATGACGCCATACGGAATTGAAACGCGTTTGGGACTGAGGAATCCAATTTATTCGGAAACAGCCGCTTATGGACACATGGGAAGAACACCAAAGAAAGTAATAAAAGAATTTGAAAGCTCAACAGGCGAGAAAAAGCAGGTTGAAGTTGAACTATTTACTTGGGAAAAACTGGATTATATCGAGAAGGTAAAAGCAGAATTTGGTCTATAA